From the Chryseobacterium sp. G0201 genome, the window TCAGATGGAATCCTTTTGACATCACTAAAGTTTGGTTCCAAGGAGATTTCCCGTTAATTGAAGTTGGTGAGATGGAATTAAATGAAATTCCGGTTAATTATTTCGCTCACGTAGAACAATCTACTTTCTCTCCAAGCAATTTGATTGACGGAATCAGCTTTTCTCCAGATAAAATGCTTCAGGGAAGATTATTCTCTTATCCCGATGCTCACAGATACAGAGTTGGAGTAAACGCTCATCAGTTAGAAGTAAACCGTTGCCCATTTGCCGTTAATAATTATCAGAGAGACGGTTTTATGGCAGATTCAAGTCAATATCAGGATAAACCAAATTATCATCCTAACAGTTTTGATGATATTAAGGCAGATTCAGCCTATAAAAATTTCGAATATGAGCTAGACAGTAATCACGTTGCCAGCTACAACAGAAATGAAAATGATGATGATCATTACACTCAACCAGGGTTACTATATACAAAAGCAATGAATGTAGAAGACAGAGAGCATTTGGTTCATAATATTGTCGGAAGTATGAAGGGAATTGATGGTCCGAAGAGAGATGAAATTATAAACAGACAGTTGTGTCATTTTTTTAGAGCAAACATAGAACTTGGCATGAAAGTGGCTTCGCAACTGCAAGTTAATATTGATGTAAATATGATGAATCATTCCAAATAAGCATATTTGAATGATATTTTCAATTAAAAGGAAAAAAAAGTAAGATTTTTTCCTTTTTTTTGTAAAAAATTTATAATTTGCACAGAATAATATTTTAAAGTGAAAAATGAGTTACGAGAATATATTATTAAATAAAGAAGATAAATTATCTATAATCACAATAAACAGACCTGAAAGTTTAAATGCTTTGAATGCAAAGACAATTCAGGAGATAAGTTCAGCGTTAGAAGAATTAGATTCTGATACCACTTGCAGAGTAATCATTCTTACAGGAAGCGGAGAAAAATCTTTCGTTGCCGGAGCTGATATTAAAGAATTTAGTGATTTTGGACAAGAAAAAGCGGAAGAATTAGCCAGAAACGGACAAAACTTCCTTTTTAATAAAATAGAAAACCTATCCAAACCTGTCATTGCCGCAGTAAACGGCTTTGCGTTAGGAGGAGGTTTAGAGCTTGCCATGGCGTGCCACATCAGATATGCATCGGAAAATGCAAAATTGGGACTTCCGGAAGTTACTTTAGGATTAATTCCTGGGTACGGAGGAACTCAAAGACTACCGAAGCTTGTAGGAAAAGGCCTTGCCAACGAAATGATCTTCTCTGCCAAAATGATCCCCGCTCAAAGAGCTAAAGAGATCGGCTTGGTAAATGAAGTATACCCTATCGTAGATTTATTAACTAAAACCAAAGAACTAGCAAACGTTATTGCCCACAACTCACCGATGGCAATATCAAAGGCAATAAATGCCGTGAATTTATCTGATACGGATAAAGGTTTTGAAACTGAGATCAAGTATTTCGGAGAACTTTTTGAACTTGAAGATAAAAAAGAAGGAGTTTCTGCTTTTATTGAAAAAAGAAAGCCTAACTTCTAAGAAAATTAATCCAATTATTTCGAAAAAAAACAATGACGCTGCATGAATAAGTTTGATAAAGCTTATCTAAAAATGGCCCAAGAGTGGGCAAACCTTTCCTACTGCAAACGAAAACAAGTAGGAGCTCTTATCGTAAAAGATAGGATGATTATTTCAGATGGTTACAACGGCACTCCTTCGGGATTTGAAAACTGCTGTGAAGATGAAGGCGGAAAAACACACTGGTACGTGCTGCATGCAGAAGCTAACGCAATATTAAAGTTAGCCTCTTCCACGCAATCTGCAAAGGGCGCAACGTTATATTTAACGCTCTCTCCCTGTAAAGAATGTAGTAAACTCATTCTGCAGGCGGGAATCTCCAGACTAGTGTATATAAATGAATATTCGGACGATGATGGGATATCGTTCTTAAGGAACCATAACATTGAAATAGAACAAATATCGGATTGTGAACTAAAAAAATAAGCACAAACAATGACTTGGGATGAAAAAATTAAGGATTTTGAAATATTTCTTCGATTCGAAAGAAATTTTTCAGAAAACACTCTCGACGCATACGTTCGAGACATTAAGAAATTAAGAGAATACGCAATAGAGGATCTGGAAAACGTCGGTCCGGGTTCTATAGGGTATGAAAACCTGCAAGAGTACATCTTCAACCTTTCCAAACAAAAATTCAGCGAAAGATCACAGGCAAGATGGATTTCTTCTATAAAAGCTTTCTTCAAATTTTTACTTGAAGATGAGTTTCGTGAAGATAATCCCGCATCTCTGCTTGAGGGTCCCAAGTTGGGATTGTATCTTCCGGACACATTAAGTCTTCCTGATATCAATAAGATTATCAGCGCTATAGAGGTGTCTTCAGATCTTGGAAAGAGAAATCAATGTATCATTGAGGTACTTTACGGATGTGGACTCCGCGTTTCGGAACTTATTGATCTAAAAATCTCCAACATCAATTTCGTAGAAAATTACATCAAAGTGAACGGAAAGGGTAACAAAACCCGCTTCGTACCATTGGCGGATTTTACTGCAGATTTGTTGAAAAGCTACATTGAAGATACTCGTTCAAAATGCAAGATCAATAAAAAGTACGAAGATTCACTATTTCTGAACAGCAGAGGCACATCTATGTCCAGAGTAATAGTATTCTTAATCATAAAAGAGCTTACAGATAAAGCCGGTGTAAGCAAAAAAATATCTCCACACACGTTCAGACATTCTTTTGCAACGCATCTATTACAAAATGGTGCAGATCTACGTTATATACAGGAAATGCTTGGTCATTCCAGTATTACAACAACGGAAATCTACACCCATTTGAAAACTGAAGAACTTCGGGATGTAATCTTGAATTATCACCCGAGAAATATTAATATTACTCAATGAAACTATTGAAATATTGCCCAAGCTGTGGCAAAGAATCTCTACATTGGGATGGCGAAAAAAAATGGAGCTGCCCAAATTGTAATTTCAACCTTTACAACAACGTTGCCGGCGCAGTAGCCGTAGTAATAAGATGTGGAGATGAAATTTATCTTACCAGAAGAAATCAGGAGCCTAAAAAAGGAAAACTTGATCTGGCGGGAGGTTTTGTAGATCCGAGAGAAAGTGCAGAAGAAACCTGTAAAAGAGAGCTTTTTGAGGAACTTCAGCTTGATATCAATATTTCAAACTTAAAATATTTAACGAGTCTTCCAAACGTTTATCAATACAAAGAAATTGATTATAATACGATCGATTTGTTTTATGAATACAATGTTTCGGAGAAATTTGAAGTGAATATTGAGTTATCTGAGATCTCAGAAACGCAATGGATTCCTTTAAGTAAAATCAATCTCGATGATATCGCTTTTGATTCTCAGAAAATATTTTTTGAAAGGTATTTAAAGAATATTTAATTCTTATAAAATATATCTCTCGCAGATTTTATAGATTAGTGGTAAAATAATCATCCGCTAAGTTTGTAAAATCTGCGAGAGTTTTTTTTGAATTAAATTAATACGATTTGTTCTTGAGCATTTCCTCAAAGTAAGAACCAATAAGCTTTCTTTCCGCATCAGAAAGGTTGGCTTCTTTATGATAAACAATATATCCGGGCATTGGCATCATCCTGTTCTGAACAGTTTCTGCAGCTCTGCTCAGCATGTTTTCTTTCAATTCTTTGTTATAAGTTCCCCAAATAGAAAAATTAAGACGTTCTCTTCCTTCATTAATATGGCTTTTCACAGACCATGAAATCGGAGCGATATAAGCATATTTAGGATAAACCGTTTCGTTGGAATGACAGTCATAACAAGCTCCTTTTATCAAATCTATGATCTTTTGCGGAGTCTTTTTAGCATCAACAAAATTCACAGCATGATTTACCGGTTTATTAACCCTATCGATCGGAATAAACTGAATGATAGCAAAGGTCACCAAACTCCAAAACACAATTTTTTTAAACGTCTTCATAATTTTCTTACTTCACAGGAGTCAAAACAGCACCTCCTGATTTTAACTCACGGTTATTTGCATCTTGTTTTACAGGTGCGTTTGGAAAAGGTGTTGATGATTTCGGAGTCGTTGTTTTAGGACTTTCAAGTGTTCTTGTATCTTTCAAATCCCAGGTTTCATTGGTTTCCCACAGCGGTCTGATGACAGCGAGTTTGTAAAACACATAAGAATCTTCAGCAAAAACTTCATTTAAGAAATCAGATTCATCCCAATATTTATTTTCATTATTATCAACCAATATCCGGACGATGTATTCAGCAGGTTTTAAGATGTCAAATTTCACCTCACTTCCTTTTGTATAATTTTGATAAACAATTTTCTCTGATGCATCTAATAACTGAACCCAATAACTTGTAGCTGGTGCATTTTCAAGTTTTAATGTCAAATTACCATAATTTTCAACTTTGTCGGCTTCAAAATCAAAACGTTTTGATTCCGAATTTTTAGCATAAAATGAAGAAACCGTTGTCTTTGGAACCGTCAGTTGATATTTTTTTCCTGCGATAAAATCTGATTTAATTAAAATCTGATACGGATTGGTTTCAGAAATCTTAGCCGTAAAGTCTTGAGTGGTTAAACTGTCGCTTTTCAACACCCATTTTTCAGGATTTATCTTATCGATAATATAATTTGAAGTGATCTTGAAATCTGTTTTTGGAGGTAGCAAACCACCATCGGTATTAGAAATTTGCATTTCATTTTTAGCATTCTGCTTGTAAAAAACAGAAACTGTATCCTTTTTGTTATCAACATCATAACTGAACTTCAGGTTTTCTGTTGTTCCTTGTCCCACTTTTTGAGCTGCAGCATCAAACCAGATATTGATAGAATCTGATTTTGGTCGATGAGTGACTTTTATATCCTGAAGTTTATCATTGATTGAAAGAACTTTAACATCTGTTGGATTTCCCTCGAATGTCATTAAAATTCCGCCCGGCATTTCTTTCATTTCACCGTATTTTAGAGCCTTTTTAGAAGGAGATACTTTTAAATTTAATCCAGAAATAGATTTTTCAACATCTACTGCATCTTTCTGGAAACCAACTTTCTCTTTTCCGGGATCATACATTGAGTTTCCGTTCTCATCTTCAAAAGCGATAATCTTATATTTGCCAGGCGACAGATAATTCAGTTCATAATAACCATCAGTATCAACTTTTGTGATATAGTAAGGCTTTTGTTTATAATTAATGGTGTCTTTTACCTGATATAATCCTACAACAAGTTTATTTTCAGCGCTTTCAGATTGTTTTTTTATAGCTAAGGCATCTTTTACTTCACCACTGATATACAAATCATCCAGTTTTTCTCCCGTGGAAAATGCAAAATTGAAATAGCGAAGAATATTGGCTTCATTATTATCAACAATAGAGTTTCCGAAGTTGAAATTATAGGTTGTATTGGCCTGTAAAGTATCCGTCCATTGGATCAGAACATATTTATTAGCAATATTTGAAGGCAAAATACGCTTGATATTTTTAATTGGCGGCGAAATAATCAGATTTTTATTGATGTCTTTCAGCGTGATATATTCATCAAAATCAAGACGCAGTTCGCGAATATCTCTTGAAACATTGATCCTTGTCGTATCAATATTTGAACTTAAAAATTTTGGAGCCAGAGAATCTTTAGGCCCACCAACTGGAGAGCCCACTCTTGCGCACGATTGCAAAAGAAAACCTATAATAAATAAGAGAAGAAGTCTTTTCATGAATATGTTTAAGCAAAAGTAAACATTATTCTGTAACATCCTGCCCGCCATTTAAAGAATCTTTATTGTCATTCATCACACTGTGAAGCTTATCTTTCTGCACCGGAAAATCTTCAAATAAGCCGGATAAAGCAAGCGCTGTATACACTTTGTTTGAATATTTATTCCCAATCGCCACAATAGTTACTTTTGATTTTAATAAATGAGCAAAAACAGAATTTGTTCCGTGCCACCAACCGTTATGGTAAGTCAATTTCTCTCCGTTATCAAAAATCTTCATTCTGAATCCTAATCCATAATTATTCATTCCTGCTTTTTCATTACTGTAAGGAGCAAAAACCATTGCCATTAATTCAGGTTTTAAGAAGTCTTTTGAGAACATTGCTTTTGAGAAATTATAAAGATCTCTGGGCGTTGTGTAGACATTTTTATCCCCATAAATAAGATCTAATCTGTCTAAAGGATATAATTTGTTTCCTCCATAATAGAAAGACTGTGACGCTGTAGGAATGTCTTTTTCCTGGAAAATGTAACTGTTTTTCATTTTTAAAGGCTCAAAAACCATTTCTTTCATTGCCTGTGGAAAAGGAGTTTTTGTAACTTTCTCGATTAACAAAGCCAGTAACGCAAAATTGGTGTTGCAGTACATGAAACCGGTGTCGGTATCTCTTGCCAATTCAGGTTTGTATTTAATGATCATATTTAATACATCCTGATTGGTAATATAAGGTTTTGCAAGTTCAGGTGATGTCGGTGGAATTTTAGCAATAAAATATTCATACTTTGGGAGACCGCTTCTTTGATCCAACAACGTCTGAACCGTCACATTCGGATAAGGAAATCCCGGAAAAAATTGGGTCAAATGATCTGTAAATTTTATTTTTCCGGCTTCAATTAATTTCATCATCGCCATCGCCGTCAATGTTTTTGAAACTGAAGCTACATGCAAAGGTGTATTTTTATCGATCGGCATTTGGTTGCCTTCTCTTCCGAAACCTCTGTAATTTTCATACAAAATATCGTCACCTTTTGCTACTAATATTCCGCCACTAAGGTCGCTACCTTCCCAAATCTTTTTGTAATACTGATCGATATAGCGAACAAGAGAAGCTTTGTCGGAAAGCTGTCCGTCTCCTTTTGTAAAAACATTATCAAGATCTACACTTCCGTAATTAGGAAGATTAGTTGTATTTTCAGATACAGATTCTTTAGATTCGGATTTTTTTTTACAGGAAAAAATAAGTAAAAAAACAGCTAAAATAAGTACAAAGTTACGCTTCTTCATGAGTTTCGAAAATGAGCGGCAATTTAATAAAACTCAAAATAAATATTGAATTCTTGCTGTAAATTATGAATTATTTAACATAAACTAGAGCAAAATCGTGAAATTGTAAAATGACAACTTTCTATTGAGATGCTTCGACTTCGCTCAGCATGACATTTCTAATAGTAACCGTTTACTTTTAACAGAATAGTTGTAGCGATGTCATGCTGAGCGAAGTCGAAGAATCTCAACAAGATTTATTTAAGCAAACTGAGCAATAATTTTATCAACAATAACCTGCGCCAGTTTTTCTTTGCTTTGATGCGTCCAACCAGCAATATGAGGTGTAACGATTACCTTTTCAGAGTTTAAAAGGTATTTCAAATCTTCATTATCGACTTCTAAATTTTCGAAAGAAGACTTTTCATATTCCAAAACATCGAGACAGGCTCCTTTTACCTTTCCGGACTTCAAAGCTTCAACTAAGCTTTTAGTTTCTATGTTTTTTCCCCTCGCTGTATTTACGAAATAGAAATCATTTTTCATATCAGAAATAAACGGTCCGTCAATTAAATAATAAGACAACTCCGTCAAAGGAATATGCAGACTTAAAACCTCAGCTTTTTCTTTTAATTCTTCTAAAGAAACCTGTGTGGCATATTCATCAGAAAGGTTAGGCAAAATATCATGAAAAATCACTTTACAGCCAAAACCTGAAAGTCTTTTCGCTGTTGCTTTTCCCATGTTTCCGTAGCCTATTAAACCAACAGTTTTACCTAATAATTCATCACCACGATTTTCTTCACGCAACCAAATTCCGTTCTTCACTTCTTGGGATGCAATGAAAAGTCGGTTCATTAAGATCAATAACATTCCGACAACATGCTCGGCAACTGAATCTCTGTTCCCTTCGGGAGAATTGATTAATTGAATACCCAATTTGTCAGCAACAGGAATATCAATATTTTCCATTCCCGCTCCTACTCTAGCGATGAATTTCAGGTTTTTACCTTTCTCCAAAAAGTTTTTATCTAAAGGAATTCGGCTTCTGATAATAACTCCGTCGTAGTTTTCAATCTTAGCACAAACCTCATCGTAAGACGAAGTAAAATCTTCTTCCAAAATAAAGTTTTTTGCTAAAAGCTGCTCGGTGATAAGAGGATGGTTTTTATCTAAAAGTAGGATCTTCATTTTTAAATAATATTAAAAGATTTAGAGATTCAGATATAAATGAATCTTTATATTTAAGTAAAGGAAAAATGCTTTTAATCCCGTAAATATTTTGTGTGATATTTAGCAAAGATTAAAAGCAATTATATTTTGTTTAAACTTAATTTATTATTTGTCAGTTTCCGGTTCCACTGGTTCCTGGAATAATTTTTTCAATTCTACAGATTCCAATGGCTTCATTCTTCCTGAAAGAATCAATGATAATTCTTTTCTACGGAATGCAGCGGCAAATCTTTCTTTTTCTTCTTCACTTTCCGGAATCATTTCCGGAATCGGAATTGGGCGATTGAATTCATCCACCGCAACGAAAGTATAGATTCCTGCATTCGTATGCGTTTTTTTCTGACTGATAGGATCATCCAACCAAACATCAACATAAACCTCCATAGAAGTTGAAAATGCTCTTGAAACTTTAGATTCTAAGATCACAATTCCACCTTCAGGAATCGGATGGTTGAAAGAAACATGATTTACAGAAGCTGTAACCACTCTTCTTTCGCAATGTCTCGCTGCAGAAATAGATGCACAACGATCCATTTTTGCCAATAATTCGCCACCAAAAAGATTTCTTAAAGAGTTGGTTTCGTTAGGAAGAACGATGTTTGTCATAATGGTCAGAGATTCTGACGCTTTTTTTATTTTTGCCATGTAGCCTTAGTCTTGTTTGGGGTTGTTGGAGTCTGAATACCTTTTTCAACAGGTTTAACAATTGAATCCTTTTTCAAAGTCTTCAAAGAATCTGCAAGCTTCATCTGTGTAGAATCTACTTTTACGGTATCTTTTACGTAGACAGAAACTGTTGCATTGATTTTAATAGAATCCTTTTCCTGTTTGAAAGACTCTTTTCCAAAAAGGAGTTCCTGATTCGTGAAAGCAAGATAAACGATCCCTAAAACTGGAATAACGATTAAAAAGATCCAAAGTAGTGATTTACTGAATTTGTAATCTTTTCCGGATTTTTCAGAAACAACTGATTTATCCTTTGTTTTAATATCGGAAAATTTGATCTCTTCCAAGCCGTAAAAATCGGGATGCCCGGATTCTATTCTCTTGCCTTTAAAATGAGTCTGACCTTCTTCAATAAAGATCGTTCCGAGATTCTGAATTTCTAAGGTTTGCTCCGCCTGAAGTTTTTTCTTCCAAAAATCGGTCTGGATCTTTAAATCAGTTTTAGAAGCATCAAAAGACATTTGCTTTTGATCTGCAATAAAATTGATTAATTCATCAGATTGGATTTCAAAGTCAGGACTAAAAGCGATCTGACTCGCAGGAGGAAGAATGCTTCCGTTTTCGGAGTTGATAATTGCTTTAGAATTCTCTAAAGAAAATACACCAAAGCTTGGAACTGTAACAGTACCAAATTGTTTCAGATATTCTAAAATGTAAGCTGAAATATTCATTTGATGGCAAATTTATAACTTTTCCATGACTTTTTAGATGATTTATTCACATAAAAAAGACTGCCGAAACAGTCTCTAAAATCTAATATTACTTGATAAAATATCATTATTGAATTATTGAAAACAATTATGCTCTATTTTTATGTATTTACTATTGAATTTTCCAGCTTATTCCGAACATAAAATTAGTCCCTGCTTGCGAAAAATAGTAAGGTTCACCGTCGTAAACGGCTCCATTATTCACATATTTTTTATTGAAAATATTATTTACCAATAATTTCAGCGCCACATCG encodes:
- a CDS encoding enoyl-CoA hydratase/isomerase family protein; the protein is MSYENILLNKEDKLSIITINRPESLNALNAKTIQEISSALEELDSDTTCRVIILTGSGEKSFVAGADIKEFSDFGQEKAEELARNGQNFLFNKIENLSKPVIAAVNGFALGGGLELAMACHIRYASENAKLGLPEVTLGLIPGYGGTQRLPKLVGKGLANEMIFSAKMIPAQRAKEIGLVNEVYPIVDLLTKTKELANVIAHNSPMAISKAINAVNLSDTDKGFETEIKYFGELFELEDKKEGVSAFIEKRKPNF
- a CDS encoding Ig-like domain-containing protein — translated: MKRLLLLFIIGFLLQSCARVGSPVGGPKDSLAPKFLSSNIDTTRINVSRDIRELRLDFDEYITLKDINKNLIISPPIKNIKRILPSNIANKYVLIQWTDTLQANTTYNFNFGNSIVDNNEANILRYFNFAFSTGEKLDDLYISGEVKDALAIKKQSESAENKLVVGLYQVKDTINYKQKPYYITKVDTDGYYELNYLSPGKYKIIAFEDENGNSMYDPGKEKVGFQKDAVDVEKSISGLNLKVSPSKKALKYGEMKEMPGGILMTFEGNPTDVKVLSINDKLQDIKVTHRPKSDSINIWFDAAAQKVGQGTTENLKFSYDVDNKKDTVSVFYKQNAKNEMQISNTDGGLLPPKTDFKITSNYIIDKINPEKWVLKSDSLTTQDFTAKISETNPYQILIKSDFIAGKKYQLTVPKTTVSSFYAKNSESKRFDFEADKVENYGNLTLKLENAPATSYWVQLLDASEKIVYQNYTKGSEVKFDILKPAEYIVRILVDNNENKYWDESDFLNEVFAEDSYVFYKLAVIRPLWETNETWDLKDTRTLESPKTTTPKSSTPFPNAPVKQDANNRELKSGGAVLTPVK
- a CDS encoding serine hydrolase domain-containing protein, whose translation is MKKRNFVLILAVFLLIFSCKKKSESKESVSENTTNLPNYGSVDLDNVFTKGDGQLSDKASLVRYIDQYYKKIWEGSDLSGGILVAKGDDILYENYRGFGREGNQMPIDKNTPLHVASVSKTLTAMAMMKLIEAGKIKFTDHLTQFFPGFPYPNVTVQTLLDQRSGLPKYEYFIAKIPPTSPELAKPYITNQDVLNMIIKYKPELARDTDTGFMYCNTNFALLALLIEKVTKTPFPQAMKEMVFEPLKMKNSYIFQEKDIPTASQSFYYGGNKLYPLDRLDLIYGDKNVYTTPRDLYNFSKAMFSKDFLKPELMAMVFAPYSNEKAGMNNYGLGFRMKIFDNGEKLTYHNGWWHGTNSVFAHLLKSKVTIVAIGNKYSNKVYTALALSGLFEDFPVQKDKLHSVMNDNKDSLNGGQDVTE
- a CDS encoding heme-binding domain-containing protein, which encodes MKTFKKIVFWSLVTFAIIQFIPIDRVNKPVNHAVNFVDAKKTPQKIIDLIKGACYDCHSNETVYPKYAYIAPISWSVKSHINEGRERLNFSIWGTYNKELKENMLSRAAETVQNRMMPMPGYIVYHKEANLSDAERKLIGSYFEEMLKNKSY
- a CDS encoding acyl-CoA thioesterase; the encoded protein is MAKIKKASESLTIMTNIVLPNETNSLRNLFGGELLAKMDRCASISAARHCERRVVTASVNHVSFNHPIPEGGIVILESKVSRAFSTSMEVYVDVWLDDPISQKKTHTNAGIYTFVAVDEFNRPIPIPEMIPESEEEKERFAAAFRRKELSLILSGRMKPLESVELKKLFQEPVEPETDK
- a CDS encoding 2-hydroxyacid dehydrogenase; its protein translation is MKILLLDKNHPLITEQLLAKNFILEEDFTSSYDEVCAKIENYDGVIIRSRIPLDKNFLEKGKNLKFIARVGAGMENIDIPVADKLGIQLINSPEGNRDSVAEHVVGMLLILMNRLFIASQEVKNGIWLREENRGDELLGKTVGLIGYGNMGKATAKRLSGFGCKVIFHDILPNLSDEYATQVSLEELKEKAEVLSLHIPLTELSYYLIDGPFISDMKNDFYFVNTARGKNIETKSLVEALKSGKVKGACLDVLEYEKSSFENLEVDNEDLKYLLNSEKVIVTPHIAGWTHQSKEKLAQVIVDKIIAQFA
- a CDS encoding NUDIX hydrolase yields the protein MKLLKYCPSCGKESLHWDGEKKWSCPNCNFNLYNNVAGAVAVVIRCGDEIYLTRRNQEPKKGKLDLAGGFVDPRESAEETCKRELFEELQLDINISNLKYLTSLPNVYQYKEIDYNTIDLFYEYNVSEKFEVNIELSEISETQWIPLSKINLDDIAFDSQKIFFERYLKNI
- a CDS encoding deoxycytidylate deaminase; the protein is MNKFDKAYLKMAQEWANLSYCKRKQVGALIVKDRMIISDGYNGTPSGFENCCEDEGGKTHWYVLHAEANAILKLASSTQSAKGATLYLTLSPCKECSKLILQAGISRLVYINEYSDDDGISFLRNHNIEIEQISDCELKK
- the xerD gene encoding site-specific tyrosine recombinase XerD, with the translated sequence MTWDEKIKDFEIFLRFERNFSENTLDAYVRDIKKLREYAIEDLENVGPGSIGYENLQEYIFNLSKQKFSERSQARWISSIKAFFKFLLEDEFREDNPASLLEGPKLGLYLPDTLSLPDINKIISAIEVSSDLGKRNQCIIEVLYGCGLRVSELIDLKISNINFVENYIKVNGKGNKTRFVPLADFTADLLKSYIEDTRSKCKINKKYEDSLFLNSRGTSMSRVIVFLIIKELTDKAGVSKKISPHTFRHSFATHLLQNGADLRYIQEMLGHSSITTTEIYTHLKTEELRDVILNYHPRNINITQ